The Rhodoferax sediminis genome has a segment encoding these proteins:
- a CDS encoding aldo/keto reductase: protein MEYRRLGRSGLKVSPLCLGAMMFGDQTDESVSRSIIASAREAGVNFIDTADAYAAGKSEQIIGGAVKAERDRWVVATKVGFLADPLVPAGPDLSRKNLMRAADQSLRRLDTDYIDLYYLHRDDFSTALEETIHALADLIHQGKIRYFGISNFRAWRVAEVVRLCDQFGIDRPVACQPQYNAMNRMSEAELFPACQFYGIGVVPYSPLARGVLTGKYAAGGALPEGSRAARKDKRILQTELRNESVLKATEFKSHAEARGSTASHFALKWVLNSTIVTSVICGPRTMDQWTDYLAASEEETPFTSEDEALVDRLVPPGHPSTPGYTDPNYPVTGRSPRIPAS, encoded by the coding sequence ATGGAGTATCGACGCCTCGGACGGTCCGGATTGAAGGTCTCGCCCCTTTGCCTGGGTGCGATGATGTTCGGCGACCAAACCGACGAGTCAGTCTCGCGCAGCATCATCGCAAGCGCGAGGGAGGCTGGCGTGAATTTCATCGACACGGCGGATGCCTACGCAGCCGGCAAGTCCGAGCAAATCATTGGCGGCGCCGTGAAAGCCGAGCGGGACCGTTGGGTCGTCGCCACCAAAGTGGGCTTTCTCGCCGACCCGCTCGTTCCGGCAGGGCCGGACCTGTCACGGAAGAACCTCATGCGCGCCGCCGACCAGAGCTTGCGGCGCCTCGACACCGACTACATCGATCTCTACTACCTTCATCGGGACGACTTCTCGACTGCTCTGGAGGAGACGATCCATGCGCTTGCGGACCTGATCCACCAAGGCAAGATCCGTTACTTCGGCATTTCGAATTTCCGAGCATGGCGCGTGGCCGAAGTGGTTCGACTTTGCGACCAATTCGGCATCGACCGACCCGTCGCGTGCCAGCCTCAGTACAACGCCATGAACCGCATGTCTGAGGCCGAGTTGTTCCCTGCCTGCCAGTTTTATGGCATCGGCGTGGTGCCCTATAGTCCGCTCGCACGCGGTGTGCTCACAGGCAAGTACGCCGCCGGGGGCGCCCTGCCCGAAGGCAGCCGCGCGGCGCGCAAGGACAAACGCATTCTGCAAACGGAGTTGCGAAACGAATCCGTCCTCAAAGCGACGGAATTCAAGTCTCATGCCGAAGCGCGTGGCAGCACGGCATCCCACTTCGCCCTGAAGTGGGTGCTGAACAGCACCATCGTGACTTCGGTGATCTGCGGCCCCCGCACGATGGATCAGTGGACCGACTACTTGGCCGCGTCGGAGGAGGAGACGCCCTTCACCTCAGAGGACGAAGCGTTGGTCGATCGGCTGGTACCACCGGGTCACCCTTCGACACCGGGCTACACCGATCCCAACTATCCCGTGACGGGACGTTCACCCCGCATCCCCGCAAGCTGA
- a CDS encoding NAD(P)-dependent oxidoreductase: MSDGAAIKIGYIGLGAMGGALARRLVGTHKLTVWDVNAAAAASFDKLGATVAPSAAELARQCDIVLLCLPRSSDVRKLVFGPSGLAEGLSAGKLVIDQTSGVPAETHEIATQLATSGVAMIDAPVSGGVAGAAAGTITIMASGPQDNYQKALPVLTAISTTIFRCGSRVGDAQAMKLVNNVLSAGCRLATLEIVAMGRKMGLSLAAMTDVINKGSGRNRTSKVMLQGLVDGKPSASSFAMSLMLKDMNQAIQLGMECGAPTTITNVVRGLLQIGVSTLGESAQLEEVMGLIESMAATRIVNPSEAAAAQPGTTAATVETKDLRVGYVGLGTMGGALTRRMMLSRKMRVFDVRPEVVHGFESEGATSAADLRSLARECDVIFICVPTSAIVRDVVFGKGGLAEGLAPGKIIVDQTTGDPTMTRSIAADLQKLGVALVDAPVSGGPRGAAAGTIAIMCGGPADSYATVQPILASISPNLVYCGQTGNGHVAKLIQNAVASCNRLLTYEAATIAVKYGLRLEDMATVINKSTGWSGASERILPALSEGKATADFQLQLMAKDLKLAGRMAMDCGAPMLIAGTVRSLFEIGVHELGGTANLDSVAQLFESMAGIKFAGA; the protein is encoded by the coding sequence GTGAGCGACGGCGCCGCAATAAAGATCGGCTACATCGGCCTGGGCGCCATGGGTGGCGCGCTCGCGCGCCGGCTCGTGGGCACCCACAAGCTCACCGTCTGGGACGTAAACGCCGCGGCTGCAGCATCATTCGACAAGCTGGGCGCGACCGTGGCACCTTCCGCGGCCGAACTGGCCCGCCAGTGCGACATCGTGCTGCTGTGCCTGCCGCGCAGCTCGGATGTACGCAAGCTGGTCTTCGGGCCGAGTGGCCTGGCCGAGGGTCTATCGGCGGGCAAGCTCGTCATCGACCAGACCAGCGGCGTTCCGGCAGAGACCCACGAGATTGCCACCCAACTGGCCACCAGTGGTGTCGCGATGATCGATGCGCCCGTCTCAGGCGGTGTCGCCGGCGCGGCCGCAGGCACGATCACGATCATGGCCTCTGGCCCGCAGGACAATTACCAGAAGGCGCTGCCGGTGCTGACGGCGATCAGCACCACCATCTTCCGCTGCGGCAGCCGCGTCGGCGACGCACAGGCGATGAAGCTCGTCAACAACGTGCTCAGTGCCGGCTGCCGCCTGGCGACGCTGGAGATCGTCGCCATGGGCAGGAAGATGGGCCTGTCGCTCGCAGCCATGACCGATGTCATCAATAAGGGGTCGGGGCGCAACCGCACGTCGAAGGTCATGCTGCAGGGCCTCGTGGACGGCAAGCCCTCCGCCTCCAGCTTCGCCATGTCGCTGATGCTCAAGGACATGAACCAGGCGATCCAGCTGGGCATGGAATGCGGCGCGCCTACGACCATCACGAATGTCGTGCGCGGTCTGCTGCAGATCGGCGTGAGCACGCTGGGCGAGAGCGCTCAGCTCGAGGAAGTCATGGGGCTCATCGAGTCGATGGCGGCGACGCGGATCGTGAACCCCTCGGAGGCCGCCGCGGCGCAGCCCGGCACCACCGCGGCCACGGTGGAGACAAAGGATCTTCGCGTCGGATACGTGGGGCTGGGTACGATGGGCGGGGCGCTGACGCGCCGCATGATGCTGTCGCGCAAGATGCGGGTGTTCGACGTGCGGCCGGAGGTCGTGCACGGCTTCGAGTCCGAAGGTGCGACCTCCGCCGCGGACCTGCGGTCGCTCGCGCGCGAGTGCGACGTCATCTTCATCTGCGTGCCGACCTCGGCGATCGTTCGTGATGTCGTCTTCGGCAAGGGCGGCCTGGCCGAGGGACTCGCGCCCGGCAAGATCATCGTGGACCAGACCACCGGCGACCCGACGATGACGCGCAGCATCGCGGCGGACCTGCAGAAGCTCGGCGTAGCGCTGGTCGATGCCCCGGTTTCCGGCGGCCCGCGCGGCGCGGCAGCTGGAACGATCGCGATCATGTGCGGCGGTCCGGCCGACTCATATGCCACGGTGCAGCCGATCCTGGCATCGATCAGCCCCAATCTCGTGTACTGCGGACAGACGGGTAACGGCCACGTGGCCAAACTCATCCAGAATGCCGTGGCGTCTTGCAACCGCCTGCTGACTTACGAGGCCGCCACAATCGCAGTCAAGTACGGTCTCAGACTCGAGGATATGGCGACGGTGATCAACAAGAGCACCGGGTGGAGCGGCGCCTCAGAGCGCATCCTGCCGGCGCTGTCGGAAGGCAAAGCGACCGCCGACTTTCAGCTGCAGCTCATGGCCAAGGACCTGAAGCTGGCCGGCCGGATGGCCATGGACTGCGGTGCGCCGATGTTAATCGCGGGAACGGTGCGCAGCCTCTTCGAGATCGGTGTGCACGAGCTTGGCGGAACCGCCAACCTGGACAGCGTGGCCCAGCTGTTCGAATCCATGGCCGGCATCAAGTTCGCGGGCGCCTAA
- a CDS encoding carboxymuconolactone decarboxylase family protein, whose protein sequence is MTLTSTSDSARVYKNVPQLARIREQVLLGDVWKQPELAYRDRILVTLGVLAAGGKLDEMKVWMRRGVENGITLDELRGLVVQVTFYAGWPAGLAAGKAALELFEVEAK, encoded by the coding sequence ATGACTCTCACGTCCACTTCCGATTCCGCCCGCGTTTACAAAAACGTGCCGCAGCTCGCCCGCATCCGCGAACAGGTCCTGCTGGGCGACGTATGGAAGCAGCCTGAACTGGCCTACCGCGACCGCATCCTGGTCACGTTGGGGGTGCTGGCCGCGGGCGGCAAGCTCGACGAAATGAAGGTATGGATGCGCCGCGGCGTCGAGAACGGCATCACCCTCGACGAGCTGCGCGGCCTGGTCGTGCAGGTGACCTTTTACGCGGGCTGGCCCGCCGGGCTCGCCGCCGGCAAGGCCGCGCTCGAACTGTTCGAGGTGGAAGCCAAGTGA
- a CDS encoding antibiotic biosynthesis monooxygenase family protein, which translates to MIVKMAEFHVTPSEQEAFEVAMTPALQLITAKAVGMRGYAFMRCIESPKRYLLDVQWETMDDHIVTYRQSPERDKWRALVSRFYAHPPAMEHFTVVAQS; encoded by the coding sequence TTGATTGTCAAAATGGCCGAATTCCATGTGACACCCAGTGAACAAGAAGCGTTCGAGGTGGCAATGACGCCCGCACTCCAACTCATCACGGCCAAAGCGGTTGGCATGAGAGGTTACGCATTCATGAGGTGCATCGAGTCGCCCAAGCGCTACCTCCTCGATGTGCAGTGGGAGACGATGGATGACCACATCGTTACCTACCGGCAAAGTCCCGAGCGTGATAAATGGCGCGCGCTCGTCAGCCGCTTTTACGCGCATCCACCGGCCATGGAGCACTTCACAGTTGTCGCGCAGTCGTGA
- a CDS encoding carboxylesterase/lipase family protein: MQVSSNMGASRRLIRHALLVFGMVSGAVGASSSFASDVDRRGHVGTGPVVVTADGAIRGYTDKGVNVFLGIPYAEAPVGDLRWQPPQAVKVWRGTRDATKYGGSCPQVTTLGLFAGPTSVNEDCLYLNVFTTGKSRSGQKKPVIVWIHGGGNIDGASNDYDGTKLSTGGPDGVETVVVTLNYRLGVLGTFSHPAVNSEGHAWGNYGTLDQQAALRWVQRNIERFGGDPGRVALGGQSAGAYNVGANLLSPSSKGLFNRAIMQSSPGFVAWLPTAESALATGTSFATAAGCPEADASTARCLRRLSVARILQLQGTLKVGGPHALAMPFVDGTILPMQPEQAWTSGRFNKMPVLGGATKDEAAFFTGINEYFSGPPQTPITAAQYSSLTASGAFCIWCNADRKIPAGLAELYPLSDFGGDASVAYERIGTDGAKCRDLHVMQKLAPQVPTYAYDFTYQTAPFYFPKMPGYKPTAVHTIDIQFLFDNFHGGHLGVNVDQMTGMPRELNAAEEKLSDHLVAAWTHFADTGNPNGTGDAPWPKLTADDSARYFVQAVPISTISVSQYRAAYKCDFFDAQLKY, translated from the coding sequence ATGCAAGTTTCGTCAAATATGGGCGCGAGCCGTCGATTGATACGCCATGCCTTGCTTGTGTTCGGGATGGTGTCGGGCGCCGTTGGCGCGAGCTCATCGTTCGCGAGTGATGTTGATCGCCGAGGCCATGTCGGCACCGGTCCGGTCGTCGTCACTGCCGACGGGGCCATCCGGGGATACACAGACAAGGGTGTCAATGTCTTCCTCGGCATCCCCTATGCTGAGGCACCCGTGGGCGATCTGCGTTGGCAGCCCCCCCAGGCAGTTAAGGTTTGGCGGGGGACGCGAGATGCGACAAAGTACGGCGGAAGTTGCCCGCAGGTCACCACTCTCGGTCTCTTCGCGGGGCCGACTAGCGTCAACGAGGATTGCCTTTACCTCAACGTTTTCACGACGGGCAAAAGCCGTTCCGGCCAAAAGAAGCCAGTGATTGTCTGGATCCATGGTGGCGGCAACATCGATGGCGCATCTAACGACTACGACGGTACGAAGCTTTCGACCGGCGGACCTGATGGCGTTGAGACCGTGGTAGTCACATTGAACTATCGGCTGGGCGTATTGGGAACCTTCTCGCACCCCGCCGTCAATTCCGAAGGGCACGCGTGGGGCAACTACGGCACGCTCGACCAACAGGCCGCGTTGCGCTGGGTCCAACGCAACATCGAGCGCTTTGGCGGCGATCCCGGGAGGGTAGCCCTCGGCGGTCAGTCCGCGGGGGCATACAACGTTGGCGCGAATCTGCTTTCCCCGTCGAGCAAGGGTCTCTTCAACAGGGCCATTATGCAAAGCTCGCCAGGGTTCGTTGCGTGGCTTCCAACCGCAGAAAGCGCTTTAGCAACAGGTACGAGCTTTGCCACGGCTGCAGGGTGCCCGGAAGCCGACGCTTCGACGGCAAGGTGCTTGCGAAGACTGTCTGTCGCGCGCATTCTGCAATTGCAAGGAACACTCAAAGTGGGCGGACCCCACGCCCTGGCCATGCCTTTCGTGGACGGCACAATCCTGCCCATGCAACCCGAGCAGGCCTGGACAAGCGGCCGTTTCAACAAGATGCCTGTCCTGGGTGGCGCTACTAAGGACGAGGCGGCATTCTTCACTGGCATCAACGAGTATTTCTCCGGGCCGCCGCAAACGCCGATAACCGCCGCACAATACAGCTCACTGACAGCATCAGGTGCATTCTGCATCTGGTGCAACGCAGACCGCAAAATACCTGCGGGACTTGCGGAGCTCTACCCGCTATCTGACTTTGGCGGGGACGCGTCGGTCGCATACGAGCGCATCGGAACGGATGGCGCAAAATGCCGGGACCTTCACGTCATGCAAAAGCTGGCGCCTCAGGTTCCCACCTACGCATACGATTTCACCTACCAGACAGCGCCCTTCTACTTCCCGAAGATGCCGGGATACAAGCCGACGGCGGTGCACACGATCGACATCCAGTTCCTGTTCGATAACTTTCATGGTGGACATCTCGGCGTGAACGTGGACCAGATGACCGGCATGCCACGCGAACTCAACGCAGCAGAAGAGAAACTCTCAGACCATTTGGTCGCCGCGTGGACGCATTTCGCCGATACGGGCAATCCGAACGGGACGGGTGACGCGCCGTGGCCGAAGCTCACCGCCGACGATTCTGCGCGCTACTTCGTCCAAGCCGTTCCAATCTCGACGATTTCAGTCTCGCAGTACCGGGCTGCCTACAAATGCGACTTTTTCGACGCTCAACTGAAGTACTGA